A genomic window from Glycine soja cultivar W05 chromosome 10, ASM419377v2, whole genome shotgun sequence includes:
- the LOC114371229 gene encoding serine/threonine-protein kinase Nek7-like — MESSGKMEDYEVVQQIGRGALGATFLVLHKIENKRYVLKKICLAKHADKSKVTAQQEMDLIAKLHYPYIVEYKDAWVEKDDYICIITGYCEGGDMAANIKKARGSYFSEEKVCKWLTQLLLAVDYLHSNRVLHRDIKCSNIFLTKENNIRLGEFGLAKLLNTEDLTSPAVGTLNYMCPEAFAGMPYGYKSDMWSLGCCMFEIVAHQPAFRAPDRAGLINKINRSSISPLPIVYSSTLKQLIKSMLRKNPEHRPTASELLKNPHLQPYVLRCRNASSIFLPVHLINSNSKDKTKNKSSGSKDHWDKEAALAGLVNRLDRLYPLEGNGDVQIRNWHNDGKLAVSTITEDNLETKMVDSTSYTAEFSTSISGSKDGSTTSESTVYSVYKEGDFKNRLTRDSADCEITSKSTMDSVHEDQGLDGHKSYAIDINMVINKVEDTLSNEDFNTDEALSEGAKPEDSSKSIMSSEDSNGNDKDEFIDETTSKGTLDSVHEKQGFTAEHFQNSDVIDTSAVSTKVEDNFFNEDRTEAERENAKPEDSRKSIVSSENSGGNDNDGSINEITSKSMLDSVHEEQGFTAEHFPKSDVIDTNAVATKVEDNFSNEGFDQTETERENAKPDDSRKSVVSSENSDGNDNDGSIDEKTSKSTLDSLHEEQGFTAEHFLKSDVIDTNAVASKVQDNFSNEGFDQTETERENAKPDDSRESIVSSENSDGNDKDGSVDETTLKSTLDSVHEEQGFIAEHVQMLDVEIDAAASKVEDKFSNDGFDKAEAQREDAKLESSSKSIISCKNSNGNDEDGSGYEITSNSMLDSVGEEKRLSAEYFQKSDAIDINAETTEVEDKLSKEGFDRAVTQEKDDKPEDSNNSLSSEDSNSNDKDGSIDEERSSPIAHAVKVEHDTDTGNRLKENKNPEAFTEGSRMDGLACESNETRPGKDEGQADTHTISCSMHKEVDNAVMADKTPNGVPSRTHISRGGDNTCHQRADALESLLELCAQLLQQGQLEELAAVLRPFGEDAVSVSSRETAIWLTKSLMASQKLHPET, encoded by the exons ATGGAGAGTAGTGGCAAGATGGAAGACTATGAAGTGGTTCAGCAAATTGGAAGAGGAGCACTTGGTGCAACTTTTCTTGTTCTACACAAGATTGAAAACAAGAG GTATGTGCTGAAGAAAATTTGCTTGGCCAAGCACGCAGACAAATCCAAAGTGACAGCACAACAAGAG ATGGACCTAATAGCAAAACTACATTACCCATATATTGTGGAGTACAAAGATGCTTGGGTGGAGAAG GATGACTACATATGCATTATAACTGGCTATTGTGAAGGAGGTGACAT GGCTGCGAATATAAAGAAAGCTCGGGGATCTTATTTTTCGGAGGAG AAAGTTTGCAAATGGTTGACTCAGTTATTACTGGCTGTGGACTACCTTCACTCCAATCGGGTACTCCATAGAGATATCAAG TGTTCCAACATATTCCTTACCAAAGAAAATAACATTCGGCTAG GTGAATTTGGACTTGCAAAGCTTCTTAATACTGAAGACCTTACTTCCCCG GCTGTTGGAACTCTAAACTACATGTGTCCTGAGGCCTTTGCTGGTATGCCTTATGGTTATAAATCTGATATGTGGTCACTTG GTTGCTGCATGTTTGAAATTGTTGCACATCAACCGGCATTTCGTGCTCCA GACAGGGCTGgacttatcaataaaataaatagatccTCCATTTCTCCACTGCCAATTGTTTACTCTTCCACACT GAAACAACTTATCAAGAGCATGCTGAGGAAAAACCCAGAACATAGACCGACG GCATCTGAATTATTAAAGAATCCTCATTTACAACCTTATGTTCTACGCTGTCGTAATGCATCATCTATTTTTCTACCAGTACATCTTATAAATAGTAACTCAAaggataaaacaaaaaacaaatctaGCGGTAGCAAAGACCATTGGGACAAGGAGGCAGCATTGGCAGGATTAGTAAATCGTTTGGATCGACTTTATCCATTAGAGGGAAATGGAGATGTACAGATACGAAACTGGCATAATGATGGCAAGCTAGCAGTGTCAACCATTACAGAAGACAACCTTGAGACTAAAATGGTTGATTCGACCAGCTATACTGCAGAGTTTTCTACTAGTATTAGTGGCTCAAAAGATGGATCAACAACATCTGAATCAACTGTTTATAGTGTGTACAAGGAAGGAGACTTTAAAAATAGACTTACAAGGGACTCGGCTGACTGTGAGATCACTTCAAAGAGTACAATGGATTCTGTGCATGAAGATCAAGGACTTGATGGTCATAAGTCATACGCAATTGACATAAATATGGTGATTAATAAAGTTGAAGATACTTTATCCAATGAAGATTTCAATACAGATGAAGCACTTAGTGAAGGTGCCAAACCTGAGGACTCCAGTAAATCAATAATGTCCAGTGAAGACAGCAACGGTAATGATAAAGATGAGTTCATTGATGAGACCACTTCAAAGGGTACTCTAGATTCTGTGcatgaaaaacaaggatttacaGCTGAACATTTTCAGAACTCAGATGTCATTGACACAAGTGCAGTGTCTACAAAAGTTGAAGATAATTTTTTCAATGAAGATAGAACAGAAGCAGAGAGGGAAAATGCCAAACCTGAGGACTCCAGAAAGTCAATAGTGTCCAGTGAAAACAGCGGTGGTAATGATAATGATGGGTCCATTAATGAGATCACTTCTAAGAGTATGCTAGATTCTGTGCATGAAGAACAAGGATTTACAGCTGAACATTTTCCGAAGTCAGATGTGATTGACACAAATGCAGTGGCTACTAAAGTTGAGGATAATTTTTCCAATGAAGGTTTTGACCAAACTGAAACAGAGAGGGAAAATGCCAAACCAGATGACTCCCGAAAATCAGTAGTGTCTAGTGAAAACAGTGATGGTAATGATAACGATGGGTCCATTGATGAGAAGACATCAAAGAGTACGCTTGATTCTTTGCATGAAGAACAAGGATTTACTGCTGAACATTTTCTGAAGTCAGATGTGATTGACACAAATGCAGTGGCTTCAAAAGTCCAAGATAATTTTTCCAATGAAGGTTTTGACCAAACTGAAACAGAGAGGGAAAATGCCAAACCTGATGACTCCAGAGAATCAATAGTGTCCAGTGAAAACAGTGACGGGAATGATAAGGATGGGTCCGTTGATGAGACCACATTAAAGAGTACACTCGATTCTGTGCATGAAGAGCAAGGGTTTATAGCTGAACATGTTCAAATGTTAGATGTTGAAATAGATGCAGCGGCTTCAAAAGTTGAAGACAAATTTTCTAATGACGGATTTGATAAAGCTGAAGCACAGAGGGAAGACGCCAAACTTGAGAGCTCTAGTAAATCAATAATTTCCTGTAAAAACAGCAATGGTAATGATGAAGATGGATCTGGTTATGAGATCACATCTAACAGTATGCTAGATTCTGTAGGTGAAGAAAAAAGACTTTCTGCTGAATACTTTCAGAAGTCTGATGCAATTGACATAAATGCAGAGACTACAGAAGTTGAAGATAAACTTTCCAAAGAAGGCTTTGATAGAGCTGTAACACAAGAGAAAGATGATAAACCTGAGGACTCCAATAACTCATTGTCTAGTGAAGACAGCAACAGCAACGATAAAGATGGGTCCATTGATGAGGAAAGGTCATCACCAATTGCACATGCTGTTAAGGTTGAGCATGACACTGACACTGGAAACAggttgaaggaaaataaaaacccTGAAGCATTTACAGAAGGCTCACGCATGGACGGCTTGGCTTGTGAGAGTAATGAAACGCGTCCGGGTAAGGATGAAGGACAAGCAGATACACACACAATCAGTTGTTCAATGCATAAAGAAGTTGACAATGCTGTCATGGCTGATAAGACACCAAATGGCGTTCCATCAAGGACACACATATCAAGAGGTGGTGATAATACTTGCCATCAAAGAGCTGATGCTCTGGAATCTCTGCTCGAGTTATGTGCACAGTTACTTCAGCAAGGACAGCTTGAAGAGCTTGCTGCTGTGCTAAGACCATTTGGAGAAGATGCTGTATCTGTATCATCCAGAGAAACAGCAATATGGCTTACAAAAAGCCTCATGGCCTCACAAAAACTTCATCCTGAGACATAG